CAGCCTGTCCAACGGCCTCATCACCAACACCAACCGCCAACCCACCCGCAAGGTGGTGTTTGACGTAGGCGTGGACTACGAGGCCGACCTGCAGAAAGCCCGTGAAGTATTGCTGGAGCTGGCAAAGGATCCACGTGTACTGGCTGACCCGGCACCTGCGGCGGTAGTTTCGACGCTGGGCGACAGCTCTATTACTGTTTCCCTGCGTTGCTGGACCAAGACTCCGGATTATTGGGATGTCGTGTTTATGCTCAATGAACTGGCGCGGGATCGTTTGAAAGCAGCGGGGATTGATATTCCATTTCCGCAGCGGGTTATTCGCGTAATGCAGGAAACAGCGGCGAAGTAGTCGCAAGTAAACAGCGCCGAACTTGGCTGATGAGTCAGGTTCGGTGCAACGTGTTTAATGTCGTTAGTTAGCTTGCTAGTTATTTTTCGACTGAAACAATACTGAAATAAAAAGCCGCCCCCTTGTTGCAAGGGGGCGGCTTTTATTTAAGGCCTAAGCCTTAAGTCATCATTGTAATCAAACGATCAATTACAGGATGTTCAGCGGGTATTGCGCGATCAGGCGCAGTTCGTCCAAGGAAGCCGAACCGTAGTAAACGCCGTCAGACGAACGATAGGTCGCTTGACGTACGCGCAGGCTCAGGTCTTTGGCTGGACCGCTCTGGATCACGTATTTGGCTTCGATGTCGCGTTCCCACTCTTTACCGTTGTTGGTAACGCCAGTATCAGCGCCGCTACCGGTAATGTAACGAGTCATGAAGCTCAGGCCAGGAACGCCAAAGGTCGCCATGTTGATGTCGTAGCGAGCCTGGAACGATTTCTCGCCTTCGGCGTTGAAGTCGGAACGAGCGACAGAGTTGGCCAGGAAGATTGTGCCGCCGCCGTCTACGCCGTAACCGTAGTCGCCGTCACCGCTAACCTTCTGTGCTGCCAGGGTGAAGGTGTGCGCGCCGATGGTGTACGCACCTTGCAAGCTGAATGCACGGTTGTCGAGCTTGGTGGTGTTGTCTTTTTCTGCGCGTTGCAGGCCTGCGCCGTCGCTCTTGGTGCTGTAGATGTTGAAGTCAACGGCCAAGGATTGGTCATCACTGAGCGCGTGGGTCCAGTTCACGTTGGCGTAGAGTTTTTTCCAGTAGTCTTCCACTTTGGAGTAGTAGAGGCTGGTGGTGAACTCTGGAGTCCAGGAATAAACGCCGCCGACGAAGTTCGCGTCTCGCAGCCCACGCTCCGTGATAGGTTCGTAGCTGGAGATACTGTCTTTGTAGGTGTGGTCCTGGGCAACGATCGAAGTGAAGTGACCCGCTTCAAGTTTCAGGTCTTTGATTTCGTTGCTGGTGATGGAGATGCCTTGCGGCAGTTCCGGCAGCAAGCGGCTGTCATCGGAGGCAAATACTGGGGCGGTGGTGTATTGATCACCCACCTTCAGCACGGTGTTGGAGATGCGGAATTTAACCGCAGCGCCGCCTTTGGAGTAATCGTCTTGTGCGCGACCATCTGAGCCATTAGGGAACAGACCGGTACCTGCACGGCCCTTGCCGCTGTCGAGTTTCAAGCCCAGGAGGCCGATAGCATCCACACCAACGCCAATGGTGCCTTGGGTAAAGCCCGACTGATAGAGGGCGTTAAAGCCCAGGCCGGTTTCTTCGGAGCGGCTCTTTCTCTTACCGTTGACGGTACCGTAACCGCTAGCGGGTTCGTTACGGATGTCACGGCTGAAATACAGCGCACGGGTATTGATACTGAAAGTGCTGTCGTCCACAAAACCCTTGGAATCATCCTGGGCGGACGCCATTGCGAACTGCGAGGTGCCTGCTGAAACAGCCAGGGCGATCATGCTCCACTTCATCACGCGCATCGTGATTTGCTCCTTTGGTTTTAGGAAGAGTACTGCCGTCCCACCTATATTTTTGTCTGGGCGGCTCTTTCTTTTGTGTCGGCGCAAAGTTATATCACGCTGACAATATTGGCGATACTTGCCCAACTTTCCTTTCAGCTTCTTTACGAGCCAGTCGTAAATTGCTATGTCCATGTCGCAATTCCACAGCCTCACTGTAACGAGGCTGACAACTTCAATACTGTTTTAAACCATTAAAAGAGCACCTTGGGCATCACTTTCAAAGGTTTAAAATCTTCCTTGGCACGCATTGAACCGCTGTTGTTTTTCATCGCGAAACACCCGCTTCCGTTTAGGTGCCGTTGCCGACGATGTGGGGATGAATGCAACAAGCGCGCCCAAATCGGTAACCGAATGTCATTTTTCGTGAAAACCGTTACGGTTTGATGAAAACCGCATAAGCACGGGGTTTTTACGCCGATTGGTTAGGCCTTGACGTGCGTGTTGTGTGCCTGATCGGTTGTGCATAAATCCTGATCCTTGGAAAAACGTTACCCGTTCACCCCATTCAGTGGGTAATCGGCGGATCTCTTTGAGGCGCAAGTGGGTCATTTTGGTGCATGCCCATAATGTGCCGCAGGTCTCGATGGTGGCTTAGTGCCTTGTTTCGAGAGGCCTCTGTATCGGGGTTCTTATGCTTGTATTTTTGTCGGTACCTGATTGATGGCAGGGGGATTGGTCTTTCAGCGTAGACGAAAAAACCGCCTGTCTCGAAATGGTGCGTTTTTTTTGCACCGTTCTCCATGGACGCACATGGGGTCTGCGTGAAGCGTCAGCCAATCGCAGGTATGCTGCAGCCTTGAACCTGACCTGCCGAACGGAGTGCCTGCGGTGTTCGCTTTAGATCAACGCCTTCAACAAGACACACTGGTCATCGGGGATTTCCCCTGAGCCGCCTGCTGTTGTCCAATGATTCGAACTACCCCTGGTTCATCCTGGTACCGCGCATCGACGGTATCAGCGAAGTGTTTCAGCTGGGTGTCGCCGACCAACAGCGGCTGTGGCAGGAAACGACCGCCTTGGCGCAGTTGCTGAATGAAGGCCTCGCGGCCGATAAAATGAATATCGGCGCCTTGGGCAACGTGGTCAGCCAGCTTCACGTGCACGTCATCGTGCGCAAACGTGACGACGCCGCCTGGCCTGCGCCGGTGTGGGGCAAGCACCCGGCCAAGCCTTATAGCGACGCACAGGTGGAGGCTATCCGTGCACGTCTGCGCGAACTGTTGCCCGCCGACTTCACGTTTACCCAGGGCTGAATTATGGATTTGCAAGACCGTGTAACCGACCTGGAAAGCCGCTTGGCCTTTCAAGACGACACCATTGAGACCCTCAATGACATTCTGGTGGCCCAGCAACGGGCCGTTGAGCGCTTGCAGTTGCAGATGACCGCGTTGCTCAAGCGCCAGGAAGAGATGGGTGGGCAGTTCGAAACGTCGGAAGAAGAAGCGCCGCCTCCGCACTACTGATGAATGCGAGTGCAATAAAAACCGCGATCCAGTCAACGCTGGATCGCGGTTTTACTGCGAAGGCTGGGATCAGCGACGCGGCAGTGCAGCTATCACGTCTTCTGCCTGTAGGCCTTTGTCGCGATTCATCACGGAAAACTCCACGCGCTGGCCTTCCACCAGGACGCGATGGCCTTCGCCGCGAATGGCCCGGAAGTGGACGAAGATATCGTCGCCCGAATCACGGGAAATAAAGCCGAAGCCTTTGGATGTGTTGAACCACTTGACGGTACCGGTATCCCGATTGGTCATGTCGTAGGTTTGCGACGAGGCCGCAGGGGACGAACGGTAGAAGCTGATGGCCAGGTGAAGAACGATGGCGACCACAGCAATCACCAGGCTAAGCAGAATGGCCGGGTGGCCACCGACTTCAGGCATGGGCGCCAGGAGGGTGAGGGTTTGTACAACAACGGTCAGAACCAGCAGCGCGCTGACCAGGTTTTGCAGTTGATGACGTGTGCCTTTGTTCCAGTAAGGAATGACCGGTGCCAGCGTCAGGTTAAGAAGGCCGAACAAGGCCAGGTACAGAGCGTCGTGTTGTTCCAGGTAGGGAGGGCTTCCCTGTTGCAAGCTCGGTATAAAGGACAGCAGCAAAGCTGCAACGCCCGTTAGCAGGTGGACGATTTTCAACATTTTGATTAACTCACGTTAAGACGGATCACGAGGAAGAGCTGACTGGCACGGTTCGCTTCTGAACTATGGGAGGCGTTGGGCACGTGCGCGGGTATCAGCCTATGTCGCTGCTGCAGAAATGAACTGCAGCGACACGCCGCCTATTTAACAGCAAAGGCTGTGCCTACTCAAATCAAGCATTTGCGGGGGTTGCAAGGGGGTGGGCATTTCTGCGCCAAACGCTTGTCCTAGAGAGGTGCAGGCGTTTTGAGTGTTTTTTGAGGAAATTTCCTATGCCGTCCTAAGGCTTGTCCTGCAATGCCTGGCGGATAGCGCCAGGGCAATTTGCCGCACATCGCCTGGGTGTATAGAACGGCACGTTACCGGCACTCTTGCTAGAGTGGTCCTGCACCTGATCAATGAATGCTCTCAATTGAAGGGGAAAAACATGGCAATCGATATTGGTATCAGTGAAGAAGATCGTAAATCCATCGTCGATGGGCTTTCGCGACTGCTGTCCGATACCTACGTACTGTATCTGAAGACCCACAACTTTCATTGGAACGTTACGGGCCCCATGTTTCGTACGCTGCACTTGATGTTTGAAGAGCAGTACAACGAACTGGCGCTGGCGGTGGATTCCATTGCCGAGCGCATCCGTGCCCTGGGCTTCCCGGCGCCGGGTGCCTATTCGATCTATGCGCGTCTTTCCTCCATCAAAGAGGAGGAGGGTGTGCCCAGTGCCGAAGAAATGATCCAGCAACTGGTCGCCGGCCAGGAAGCGGTCACTCGCACTGCGCGCGGTATTTTCCCATTGCTCGATAAAGTCAGTGATGAGCCGACCGCCGACCTGCTGACCCAGCGTATGCAGGTTCACGAAAAAACCGCGTGGATGCTGCGTTCCCTCCTCGAAAACAAATAATCGTCAACCCGCAGTGGCGCCGTCCTGGCGCCGCTCGCTTGTTTCCACGCATTTCCTGGCGTTGTCCTACGACTATCAACTCCCCGTCTTCTGGCCGCTTCCTTGCGCCTGCTGTTTTATAGGGCCATCGCCCCATGGGAGAGCCCATGGGCTGCTGTTTGGCAATGGAGTGTCAGGTGTATGTCGCGTGGAGAAGGTAATGGGGTCATGGAAACCGCTGGTTTTCATAAAATTAAAGTCGATCCTTTTGTGAAGGGTTTCGACATGGGGCTGGCCAGGCCATTGTCCCGATCGGTCAGGCTCAATGGGTTTTCGACATGCCTGCGGCTGGAGCAGATCTATTGGAATATCCTCACGGAAATAGCCAGGATCAATGCCTGCTCTGTCAGTGCGTTGTTGTCTTACGTCGATCGGGAGGTGCACTTGCGTTATGGGGGAGTGAAGAACTTCAGCGGGTTGGTCAGGGTGGTGTGCGTGGAGCATGTACTCAAGGGCTGTGTTGAGCCCTGAACCATCAAATGGCCCCGGAGCCGGCCCATCGTCCCAGTGGGCAAGGCTTCGGGCAGAAAGCCGGCTGCGCTGCCTCGATTTACCAGATATAATCCCGCGCTTTGCTGCGCGTGCCGGGGTTGTCCCGGAGCAGGCGTGGCGCAGTAATGTTCTGATCGCCGAGACATCGCCATGCCCATGTACGACTATCAATGTGCTTCCTGTGGTCATCAGTTGGAAGCCATTCAGAAGATCAGCGCAGCGCCGCTGGTCGATTGCCCGGCCTGTCAGGCCCCGGAGCTCAAGAAGATGTTGTCCATGCCTGGCTTCCGCCTGAGCGGCAGCGGCTGGTACGAGACCGATTTCAAGACAGGTTCGAAGAAGAATCTGGCGGGCGGCGACAAAGCAGACTGAGTTGAACTCTACGCGCAGGCTCCTGCATTATCCGTCCCCTGCTTTAATGTACGGTGACGAGGCAGGCCTCCACCGAATTTCGAATTACGAGAAGTGAAACCACTACCATGATGCGCAGCCACTATTGCGGCCAACTGAACGAGACCCTGGAAGGTCAGGAAATCACCCTTTGCGGATGGGTTCACCGTCGCCGCGACCACGGCGGGGTTATCTTCCTCGACATCCGTGATCGTGATGGTCTGGCCCAGGTGGTGTTCGACCCGG
The Pseudomonas poae DNA segment above includes these coding regions:
- a CDS encoding protein SlyX — encoded protein: MDLQDRVTDLESRLAFQDDTIETLNDILVAQQRAVERLQLQMTALLKRQEEMGGQFETSEEEAPPPHY
- a CDS encoding zinc ribbon domain-containing protein, with amino-acid sequence MPMYDYQCASCGHQLEAIQKISAAPLVDCPACQAPELKKMLSMPGFRLSGSGWYETDFKTGSKKNLAGGDKAD
- a CDS encoding OprD family porin, which codes for MRVMKWSMIALAVSAGTSQFAMASAQDDSKGFVDDSTFSINTRALYFSRDIRNEPASGYGTVNGKRKSRSEETGLGFNALYQSGFTQGTIGVGVDAIGLLGLKLDSGKGRAGTGLFPNGSDGRAQDDYSKGGAAVKFRISNTVLKVGDQYTTAPVFASDDSRLLPELPQGISITSNEIKDLKLEAGHFTSIVAQDHTYKDSISSYEPITERGLRDANFVGGVYSWTPEFTTSLYYSKVEDYWKKLYANVNWTHALSDDQSLAVDFNIYSTKSDGAGLQRAEKDNTTKLDNRAFSLQGAYTIGAHTFTLAAQKVSGDGDYGYGVDGGGTIFLANSVARSDFNAEGEKSFQARYDINMATFGVPGLSFMTRYITGSGADTGVTNNGKEWERDIEAKYVIQSGPAKDLSLRVRQATYRSSDGVYYGSASLDELRLIAQYPLNIL
- a CDS encoding DNA starvation/stationary phase protection protein — its product is MAIDIGISEEDRKSIVDGLSRLLSDTYVLYLKTHNFHWNVTGPMFRTLHLMFEEQYNELALAVDSIAERIRALGFPAPGAYSIYARLSSIKEEEGVPSAEEMIQQLVAGQEAVTRTARGIFPLLDKVSDEPTADLLTQRMQVHEKTAWMLRSLLENK
- a CDS encoding aryl-sulfate sulfotransferase — encoded protein: MSRGEGNGVMETAGFHKIKVDPFVKGFDMGLARPLSRSVRLNGFSTCLRLEQIYWNILTEIARINACSVSALLSYVDREVHLRYGGVKNFSGLVRVVCVEHVLKGCVEP
- a CDS encoding cold-shock protein, producing the protein MLKIVHLLTGVAALLLSFIPSLQQGSPPYLEQHDALYLALFGLLNLTLAPVIPYWNKGTRHQLQNLVSALLVLTVVVQTLTLLAPMPEVGGHPAILLSLVIAVVAIVLHLAISFYRSSPAASSQTYDMTNRDTGTVKWFNTSKGFGFISRDSGDDIFVHFRAIRGEGHRVLVEGQRVEFSVMNRDKGLQAEDVIAALPRR